The following nucleotide sequence is from Candidatus Binatia bacterium.
CAACTCATCGGACACCGACATCACTTTACCGAAAATCTCTTCAGGCGGTTCGGTAATCCCTATTGCGTTGCCCAACGATTTACTCATTTTCTGCACGCCGTCGGTACCTTCCAGCAATGGAAGGGTGAACACGACCTGCGGGTCCTGCCCAAACGCCTTTTGGAGTTCCCGCCCGACCAGCAAATTGAATCGCTGGTCCGTGCCCCCAACTTCAATGTCAGCCCGCAGCGCTACAGAGTCGTACCCTTGGATCAACGGGTAGAGAAATTCGTGGATTCCAATTGGCTCACCGCGTGAGTAACGACGCGCAAAATCGTCACGCTCCAACATTCTCGCAACGGTGTAATGCGAACAAAGCGACACGAACTCTGCCGCCCGCATACTCTCCATCCACTCCGAATTGAAGCGGATCTCCGTCCGGCGAAGATCGAGAATCTTAGAGACTTGCTCTTGATAAGTCTTTGCGTTGCGCGCAACCTCCTCAGCGCTCAGAGCCCGCCGCGTCTCGGAGCGTCCCGTGGGATCTCCAATGCGCGCCGTGAAATCGCCAATCAGAAAAATCACCTGGTGCCCCAGTTCCTGAAACTGCCGCAACTTCCGCAGTACGACTACGTGCCCAAGGTGGAGGTCCGGAGCCGAGGGATCAGCACCAAATTTTACCCGCAATGGCCGACCCAAGCGCAGCTTCTCGAGAAATTCCGTCTCCGGGACAATATCCACTGCGCCTCGGCGGAGTGACGCGAACTGCTGGTCCGCAGGCTCCACTTTTCCTCCCGTATTCGCCATTCCCTGGGTGCGCAACTAGAAGCCTGAGGCTCAACCACCTAGACCCGCACCCAACGAGGCAGCGCTAAAAGCAAAGACCCTCTCTCCTTGCCATCAGCGTCTCGTTCCAAACGACCACAACCACCCTCTCACCGCGCTACGTCACTCGCTCGGGTCTCCCGGATCACAGTTACTTTGATCTGGCCAGGATATGTCATCTCGTTCTCAATCTTTCGAGCAATATCCCGCGCCAGGACGGGAACCAGCTCATCGCTCACCGTGCGGGGTTCAACGATAATCCGTATTTCCCGACCTGCTTGCACAGCAAACGACTTCTCTACTCCCTTGAACGAGTTCGTAATCCGCTCCAAGTCTTCTAACCGTTTCACGTAGCTCTCCAACATCTCGCGCCGCGCCCCAGGCCGGGCTCCGGACAATGCATCGGCAGCGTCCACCAATGGAGCCAGGATCGTTTCTGCCTTCACCTCCTCATGGTGGGCCGCAATGGCATTCACGATTTTCGCGGACTCGCCATAACGGCGCGCTATGTCAGCACCAATGATTGCGTGAGAACCCTCGACCTCATGCGTCAGCGCCTTACCGATGTCGTGAAGCAACGCCGCCCGGCGAGCCTGCTTCTCGTTCAGCCCAAGTTCCGCGGCCATCGCGCCACAAATGAATGCCGCTTCAATGGAGTGTGCCAAAACGTTCTGCGCGTAGCTGTAACGATACTTCAGCATTCCCAGAAGCTTCACCAACTCAGGGTGTACGCCGTGGATGCCCACCTCCAACAGTGCTTTCTGGCCCGCTTCACGAATGCTCTCCTCCAGCTCTTGTTCCGCACGGCGGACCACTTCCTCGATCCGCCCGGGGTGAATCCGGCCATCGGAAATGAGTTTCTCCAGCGCAATTCTTGCAATCTCACGGCGAATTGGGTTGTGGCACGAGACGATCACCGATTCGGGTGTATCATCGATAATTAAATCAACGCCGGTAGCCGCTTCGATCGCACGAATGTTCCGCCCTTCACGACCAATAATGCGACCCTTCATTTCATCGTTCGGTAGATGAATGACTGAAACAGTCCGCTCCGCAGCAAAATCACCCGCGAGCCGCTCAATGGCGATGGACACAATTTTTTTTGCTCGCCTTTCAGCTTCAGCCCGTGCTTCTTCCTCAATGACACGTATCCGCCGCGCAGCCTCATGGCGAGCCTCTTCGGTCATCTGCTCCACGAGCATCTGCTTGGCCTCCTCACGCGTGAGGCCGGCTACCCGTTCAAGCTGTTGGCGCGCCTGTTCCAAAAGCTGCTGACATTGCTGCGTCTGGTGCTCCAACGCCATTTCCTTTTCGCGCAACCGTTCTTCCCGCCGATCCAGTTCAGCGTCGCGTCGGTCCAGTTGGTCCCCCCGCCGGTCCAACGTCTCCTCACGCTGCGCCAATCGCTTTTCCAACTGCTGCAGTTCTCGCCGCCTCTCCTTGGATAGCTGCTCTGCCTCGGCCTGCGCCTGAACCAAAAGCTCTTTGCCTTTAAGCTCTGCCTCGCGAACGATCCGACCTGCCTCACCCTTCGCCTCCTCCACAAGACGTGTCGCCTCGGCCACTTGCGCGGCCCGCGCAGCCGAGGAGCGCCGTAATCGTACAAACTCAAATGCCAGGGCCGCGATGACACCAACCGCCAGCCCGATCAAAAAGTAGAATTCCACGGTCGAATACTCCTTTCTTCAGTTGCAATTACACCCGGCGAGCATACCAACGTGCGCCGTTCAGTCACGATCCTATCAAGCCCCACGTCCCAACGCTCCGGAAGCAAGCCGGGCACCCTCTGAAATTCATATGCTAACCCTATGATTTGCAGCGCAACTTGCCCCCGCAACCACCCTAACAGGCGATCATAGACCCCCGCTCCGCGTCCTAAACGTGCACCTGATCTGCTCCACGCCACCACCGGGACATAAGCCACCATCGAACGTACCCTTTGGAGCCCGGGGGCCGTAGTCATCGGCTGCCACAGGCCGAATTTGGCTTTTTGGAGCGGCGCCCCTGGGGACCACCGACGCACCGTCCACTCCCCATCTCCCCAGCAGGGCAAGAAAATTGGGATATGGTTTCGCACTGCCCACCAGATAATCGGACCGGTCGGGACTTCGTTTTCGTTTTCCAGATAAAGCAGGACTGCGTCCGTGAGGCGCAAATCGACCGCATCCAGAGCTCTCATCGCGACAATCATACCGATTGCGGGCTCTTTTCCTGGCCCGACTAGCTGACGACGCCA
It contains:
- the tyrS gene encoding tyrosine--tRNA ligase, which produces MEPADQQFASLRRGAVDIVPETEFLEKLRLGRPLRVKFGADPSAPDLHLGHVVVLRKLRQFQELGHQVIFLIGDFTARIGDPTGRSETRRALSAEEVARNAKTYQEQVSKILDLRRTEIRFNSEWMESMRAAEFVSLCSHYTVARMLERDDFARRYSRGEPIGIHEFLYPLIQGYDSVALRADIEVGGTDQRFNLLVGRELQKAFGQDPQVVFTLPLLEGTDGVQKMSKSLGNAIGITEPPEEIFGKVMSVSDELMLRYYELLTDYDVAALRQRIESGELHPMEAKKDLAAELVRMFWGEAAAVEARRRFERQFQQRAIPEDMPWFDWPQEDTQELPVWRVLSLLGLAGSNSEARRLIAQGAVRLNGEKITSSDAVLVRGKGEFVLQVGSRRWAGLRGAEKIKRGT
- the rny gene encoding ribonuclease Y; amino-acid sequence: MEFYFLIGLAVGVIAALAFEFVRLRRSSAARAAQVAEATRLVEEAKGEAGRIVREAELKGKELLVQAQAEAEQLSKERRRELQQLEKRLAQREETLDRRGDQLDRRDAELDRREERLREKEMALEHQTQQCQQLLEQARQQLERVAGLTREEAKQMLVEQMTEEARHEAARRIRVIEEEARAEAERRAKKIVSIAIERLAGDFAAERTVSVIHLPNDEMKGRIIGREGRNIRAIEAATGVDLIIDDTPESVIVSCHNPIRREIARIALEKLISDGRIHPGRIEEVVRRAEQELEESIREAGQKALLEVGIHGVHPELVKLLGMLKYRYSYAQNVLAHSIEAAFICGAMAAELGLNEKQARRAALLHDIGKALTHEVEGSHAIIGADIARRYGESAKIVNAIAAHHEEVKAETILAPLVDAADALSGARPGARREMLESYVKRLEDLERITNSFKGVEKSFAVQAGREIRIIVEPRTVSDELVPVLARDIARKIENEMTYPGQIKVTVIRETRASDVAR